One genomic segment of Gammaproteobacteria bacterium includes these proteins:
- a CDS encoding YciI family protein — translation MLYAILGRDAPNSLEQRLAVRPAHLERLHPLLAEGRLILAGPLPAIDSPDPGPAGFHGSLMVAEFASLEEACAWANADPYVSAGVWTTIEVYPFRKVLPA, via the coding sequence ATGCTCTACGCCATCCTGGGCCGCGATGCGCCTAACAGTCTTGAGCAGCGCTTGGCCGTTCGTCCCGCTCATCTGGAGCGTCTGCATCCATTGCTCGCTGAAGGCCGCCTGATTCTGGCTGGCCCCCTGCCAGCGATTGACAGTCCCGACCCCGGTCCGGCGGGCTTCCACGGCAGCCTGATGGTTGCCGAATTTGCCTCTCTCGAAGAAGCTTGCGCCTGGGCGAACGCCGATCCTTATGTTAGCGCTGGCGTGTGGACGACGATTGAAGTCTATCCTTTTCGCAAGGTGTTGCCCGCATGA
- a CDS encoding BolA family transcriptional regulator gives MSERVALIEERLRAALAPDALEIIDDSATHAGHAGAREGGHFTVHIVSTAFAGKTLIQRHRLVYAAVADLMRGDIHALSIAKARTPDETRP, from the coding sequence ATGAGCGAGCGGGTTGCGTTAATTGAGGAACGGCTGCGGGCCGCGCTGGCGCCGGATGCGTTGGAAATCATCGACGATAGCGCAACCCACGCCGGCCATGCCGGAGCGCGCGAGGGCGGCCACTTCACTGTCCACATTGTCTCCACTGCCTTCGCGGGCAAAACCCTGATTCAGCGCCACCGTTTGGTCTATGCGGCGGTGGCCGATCTGATGCGCGGGGACATTCACGCCTTGAGCATCGCCAAGGCCCGAACCCCCGATGAAACCCGACCCTAA
- a CDS encoding peptidylprolyl isomerase yields MNKPNKLTFPLLAFSSALLLAGAALAADDKKPEAAPAPAATAAPAAAQPVEFNIPDPVAVVNGKPISKATFEQYAQQLRNRAKTDTPEASKALVDQLVMEELLVQEANKEKLADDPQIKQQLEIVKRSLLASTVVRRMLSENAPSEDAIKKEYETATAAMKGKEYKAAHILVDSEDKAKEVIAELKKGGDFAELAKTKSSDSSAANGGDLGWFTPSMMVPPFAQAVAKMEKGKFSEEPVQTPFGWHVILLEDTRDATPPSLDELKPQIQQMLQSKMVNDYLEKLKSGAKIEIKEIQVSEAKPAAAPVAAPVVKEEKK; encoded by the coding sequence ATGAATAAACCGAACAAACTGACCTTCCCGCTGTTGGCCTTCTCTTCGGCGCTCCTGCTGGCTGGGGCCGCACTGGCCGCTGACGACAAAAAGCCTGAAGCCGCGCCCGCTCCAGCCGCTACGGCTGCGCCTGCTGCTGCGCAACCGGTTGAGTTTAACATTCCCGATCCCGTCGCCGTGGTTAACGGTAAACCGATTTCCAAGGCGACTTTTGAACAGTACGCTCAACAGTTGCGCAATCGGGCTAAAACGGACACGCCAGAGGCCAGTAAGGCGCTCGTTGATCAATTGGTCATGGAAGAATTGCTGGTGCAGGAAGCCAATAAGGAGAAGCTGGCGGATGATCCGCAGATCAAGCAGCAGCTGGAGATCGTCAAGCGTAGCCTGTTGGCCAGCACCGTGGTGCGGCGGATGCTGAGTGAGAATGCGCCTAGCGAAGACGCTATCAAGAAGGAATATGAAACCGCCACTGCGGCGATGAAAGGTAAGGAATACAAGGCGGCCCACATCCTGGTGGATTCCGAGGACAAGGCTAAGGAAGTCATTGCCGAACTGAAAAAAGGGGGTGATTTCGCTGAGTTGGCCAAAACCAAATCCAGCGACAGTTCCGCAGCCAATGGCGGCGATCTGGGCTGGTTCACCCCAAGCATGATGGTGCCGCCCTTCGCGCAGGCGGTCGCCAAGATGGAAAAGGGCAAGTTCAGCGAGGAACCGGTGCAGACGCCCTTTGGCTGGCATGTCATCCTCCTGGAAGATACTCGCGACGCCACGCCGCCGTCACTGGATGAACTGAAACCACAGATTCAGCAGATGTTGCAAAGCAAGATGGTCAATGATTATCTGGAAAAGCTGAAGTCCGGGGCCAAGATCGAGATCAAGGAAATCCAGGTCAGCGAAGCCAAGCCGGCGGCAGCCCCGGTAGCGGCTCCAGTGGTTAAGGAAGAGAAGAAGTAG
- a CDS encoding discoidin domain-containing protein, with amino-acid sequence MPSFSTQSALWQAALLSLGLYLTPAMASPDSITVPSPATETSSRKTHLLDNFEDLSGWSVVTSPGARLEIAQDDGLDGRRAMRLDFEFAEGASFVIARKVFRLPLPENFVFRYAIRGAAPRSDIEFKIVDSRQNVWWFKQRDHVFSTDWQPVAVRKRHLQRAWGPGGPLEEVAVIEFALSANELGKGSIWIDDLTFEAREPLHAYTLNPTVRASTSTEGHPPAAALNTDPAASWRSGALAENQWLLLDFLTPREYGGLIIDWDADDYATDYQVQISDDGEQWETRYTVRDGNGARDYLYLPDVESRYLRLNLERSSRRQGYAIRQVAVQSYEFSTSPNRFFEAIARAAPRGWYPRYFQGEQSYWTVVGVSGDGKEALLNEDGALEIDKSSFTIEPFLFANGRLITWADVEPVQDLAEGYLPIPTVRWELEHFWFAVTAFAAGLPEKSALYARYRVENLNTETRHLTLFLVVRPFQVNPPWQSLNISSGVSPIRGLHYADRVLQVNPSGKKIFVLTTPDRFRAATFDQGPILADLATGRLPRQERIEDAPFGYASGVLEYGWDLPPGESREVYLHIPFHDRPDPAPTLPDADAAAEANQLLEQTRRDWATRLDRVALELPPVAQRLANSIKSNLAYILINRDGPAIQPGSRAYARSWIRDGALTSAALLGMGYTEEVRQFLQWYAPYQFPDGKVPCCVDGRGADPTAEHDSHGELIYAIMEYYRYTRDVGFLREMWPHALKAVGYIDFLRQQRSNGKYRTDPTYIPYGGLVPESISHEGYANQPRHSYWDNFFTLRGLKDAAAMATILGEDAEAERISTLRDAFRRDLWNSLDATLHLRQIDFIPGAVELGDFDPTSTTIAIDPGGELGWLPQPALNRTFERYLEFFDQRRQNPTWEAYTPYEWRSVGTLVRLGLRDQALEALNFFLEGQRPAAWNHWAEVVWREPRLPRFIGDMPHTWVGSDFIRAVRSLFVYEREMDQALVIGAGIPAAWVESPEGVAVKRMPTWHGALNYRMAMTDSNTLKVRLSGDVIAPPGGIILHSPVDRPLQEVTVNGRPITTFTDHTATLHQFPADVELRY; translated from the coding sequence ATGCCCTCTTTCTCCACCCAGTCCGCTTTATGGCAGGCAGCTCTCCTGTCCTTGGGGCTTTACCTGACCCCTGCAATGGCCTCTCCCGATTCAATCACCGTTCCGTCTCCCGCGACTGAAACCTCTTCTCGAAAAACGCATCTCCTCGACAATTTCGAGGACTTAAGTGGCTGGAGCGTCGTGACCTCGCCCGGCGCCCGGCTGGAAATTGCGCAGGATGATGGCCTCGATGGCCGGCGGGCCATGCGCCTGGATTTCGAGTTTGCGGAAGGCGCTAGTTTCGTGATCGCTCGCAAGGTCTTCCGATTGCCGTTGCCGGAAAACTTCGTCTTTCGCTATGCCATACGCGGCGCGGCTCCACGTAGTGACATCGAATTCAAGATTGTCGATTCCCGCCAGAATGTCTGGTGGTTCAAGCAACGCGATCATGTTTTTTCCACCGACTGGCAGCCGGTCGCCGTCCGGAAACGGCATCTCCAGCGCGCCTGGGGACCCGGTGGACCGTTGGAAGAGGTTGCAGTCATCGAGTTCGCCCTGTCGGCGAATGAGCTAGGTAAAGGTTCGATTTGGATCGATGATCTGACCTTTGAGGCGCGCGAACCCTTGCATGCGTACACCCTGAATCCCACGGTGCGCGCTTCGACCTCGACCGAAGGCCATCCGCCAGCGGCAGCGCTCAATACCGATCCTGCGGCATCCTGGCGCAGCGGCGCACTTGCGGAAAATCAGTGGTTGTTACTGGACTTTCTCACGCCTCGTGAATATGGCGGATTGATCATCGACTGGGATGCCGACGACTACGCAACGGATTACCAGGTGCAGATCTCCGACGATGGCGAGCAGTGGGAGACTCGCTACACGGTGCGCGATGGCAACGGTGCGCGGGATTATCTCTACCTGCCCGATGTGGAATCCCGTTATCTGCGCCTTAACCTGGAGCGCAGCAGTCGCCGACAGGGCTACGCTATTCGCCAGGTTGCCGTGCAATCCTACGAATTTTCCACTTCACCAAACCGGTTTTTCGAAGCCATTGCTCGCGCCGCGCCGCGTGGCTGGTATCCTCGCTACTTTCAGGGCGAACAAAGCTATTGGACCGTGGTGGGGGTCAGCGGCGACGGCAAGGAAGCCTTGCTCAATGAGGATGGCGCGCTGGAAATCGACAAGAGCAGCTTCACCATTGAACCTTTCCTGTTCGCCAATGGCCGATTGATCACCTGGGCGGATGTGGAGCCGGTTCAGGACTTAGCCGAGGGTTATCTACCCATTCCCACCGTGCGCTGGGAACTCGAACACTTCTGGTTCGCTGTGACGGCCTTCGCCGCCGGCTTGCCGGAAAAGTCAGCGCTGTACGCCCGCTACCGGGTCGAGAATCTGAACACTGAAACCCGACATCTGACGCTGTTTCTGGTTGTGCGACCGTTTCAGGTCAATCCACCCTGGCAATCGCTGAATATCAGCAGCGGCGTTTCACCCATTCGCGGTCTGCATTACGCCGACCGCGTGCTCCAGGTGAATCCTTCCGGCAAGAAGATCTTCGTTCTGACAACACCGGACCGATTCCGCGCCGCCACCTTCGATCAGGGGCCGATTCTCGCAGACCTGGCGACCGGTCGTCTGCCCCGTCAGGAGCGGATTGAGGATGCGCCGTTTGGTTATGCTTCCGGGGTTTTGGAATACGGCTGGGATTTGCCGCCCGGCGAATCTCGGGAAGTCTACCTGCACATTCCCTTCCACGACCGTCCAGACCCCGCGCCCACGTTGCCGGATGCGGACGCTGCTGCAGAAGCGAATCAACTGCTGGAACAGACCCGTCGCGACTGGGCAACGCGGCTGGACCGCGTCGCGCTGGAACTGCCGCCGGTTGCTCAACGATTGGCGAACAGCATCAAAAGCAATCTGGCCTACATTCTGATCAACCGCGATGGCCCCGCGATCCAGCCCGGTTCGCGCGCTTATGCCCGCTCCTGGATCCGCGATGGCGCGTTGACCTCCGCAGCCTTGCTGGGCATGGGTTACACCGAAGAAGTGCGGCAATTTTTGCAATGGTATGCGCCTTATCAGTTCCCGGATGGCAAAGTGCCTTGCTGCGTGGACGGGCGCGGCGCTGATCCGACTGCTGAGCATGACAGTCATGGCGAGCTGATCTATGCCATTATGGAGTATTACCGCTATACCCGCGATGTCGGCTTTTTGCGCGAGATGTGGCCCCATGCGCTCAAGGCGGTCGGTTACATCGACTTCCTGCGCCAGCAACGCTCGAACGGCAAGTACCGCACCGACCCCACGTATATTCCCTACGGCGGGCTGGTTCCCGAGTCGATCAGTCACGAAGGCTACGCCAACCAGCCGCGGCATTCCTACTGGGACAATTTCTTTACTCTGCGTGGATTAAAGGACGCCGCCGCCATGGCCACGATTCTGGGCGAGGATGCGGAAGCAGAACGGATTAGCACCCTGCGCGATGCGTTTCGTCGGGATTTGTGGAACTCGCTGGACGCTACGCTGCACCTGCGCCAGATCGACTTTATTCCTGGTGCGGTAGAGTTGGGCGACTTCGATCCGACGTCAACGACCATCGCAATCGATCCGGGAGGAGAACTGGGCTGGTTGCCACAGCCAGCCCTGAATCGTACTTTTGAACGTTATCTTGAGTTTTTCGATCAGCGTCGCCAGAACCCGACCTGGGAAGCCTATACCCCTTATGAATGGCGGTCAGTGGGCACGCTAGTCCGGCTTGGTCTTCGCGACCAGGCGTTGGAAGCATTAAATTTCTTCCTGGAAGGCCAGCGCCCCGCGGCTTGGAATCACTGGGCGGAAGTGGTCTGGCGCGAACCGCGTCTCCCGCGCTTTATCGGTGACATGCCGCATACTTGGGTCGGTTCCGATTTCATTCGAGCGGTGCGCAGTCTCTTCGTTTACGAGCGCGAGATGGATCAGGCGCTGGTGATCGGCGCGGGCATTCCTGCTGCTTGGGTGGAAAGTCCGGAGGGTGTTGCGGTCAAGCGGATGCCAACCTGGCATGGCGCCCTGAATTACCGGATGGCAATGACCGATTCGAACACACTAAAGGTGCGCTTGTCCGGCGATGTCATTGCGCCGCCAGGCGGAATTATTCTGCATTCTCCAGTCGACCGCCCGTTGCAGGAGGTGACGGTCAACGGTCGGCCAATCACAACCTTCACCGATCACACGGCAACGCTGCATCAGTTCCCGGCGGATGTGGAGTTGCGTTATTAA
- the minE gene encoding cell division topological specificity factor MinE: MRLLDSIFRAPPSKSAALAKERLQIIVTHERGNRRNSPDYLPALKKELLEVVRKYVPIDQSQVKVHLDREDGYEVLELNITLPEEEQRVAQPRPNGGGA, from the coding sequence ATGAGACTGCTAGACTCGATATTCCGCGCGCCTCCCAGCAAATCCGCTGCGCTCGCCAAAGAACGGTTGCAAATCATTGTGACCCATGAGCGGGGTAATCGACGCAACAGTCCTGACTATTTGCCAGCGCTCAAAAAGGAACTGCTAGAGGTCGTGCGCAAGTATGTGCCTATCGATCAAAGTCAGGTCAAAGTGCATCTGGATCGTGAGGATGGCTATGAGGTGTTGGAGTTGAACATTACCCTGCCGGAAGAAGAACAGCGTGTGGCTCAACCGCGTCCGAATGGTGGTGGAGCATAG
- the minD gene encoding septum site-determining protein MinD, whose protein sequence is MATIIVVTSGKGGVGKTTTSASFATGLAQRGYRTVVIDFDVGLRNLDLIMGCERRVVYDFVNVINNEANLNQALIRDKRVENLYILPASQTRDKEALTKEGVERVLNELKVGFDYIVCDSPAGIERGALMALYFADQALVVTNPEVSSVRDSDRILGILASRSLRAEQGDEPVKEHLVLARYAPERADRGDMLSVDDVLEILGIPLLGVIPESQTVLQSSNAGVPVILEDSSEAGAAYSDLVDRFLGKDLPHRFTSAQKKGFLRRLFGGS, encoded by the coding sequence TTGGCAACCATTATCGTCGTGACCTCCGGCAAGGGAGGCGTGGGCAAGACAACGACCAGCGCAAGCTTCGCTACCGGTCTGGCTCAGCGTGGCTATCGGACTGTGGTCATCGACTTCGATGTGGGATTGCGCAACCTGGATTTGATCATGGGTTGCGAACGGCGGGTGGTGTATGACTTTGTTAATGTCATCAACAACGAAGCTAACCTCAATCAGGCGCTGATTCGTGACAAGCGCGTGGAAAATCTGTATATCCTGCCGGCTTCGCAGACGCGCGACAAGGAAGCGCTAACCAAGGAAGGTGTGGAGCGGGTGCTGAACGAACTTAAGGTGGGATTCGATTATATTGTGTGCGACTCACCGGCAGGCATTGAGCGCGGCGCGCTGATGGCGCTGTACTTTGCTGATCAAGCGCTAGTGGTGACTAATCCGGAAGTCTCGTCGGTGCGTGATTCTGACCGGATTCTCGGCATTCTGGCCAGTCGGTCGCTGCGTGCTGAACAGGGCGATGAGCCGGTCAAGGAGCATCTGGTGCTGGCCCGCTATGCGCCGGAACGAGCCGATCGTGGCGATATGCTGAGCGTGGACGATGTGCTGGAGATTTTGGGGATCCCACTGCTAGGCGTTATCCCTGAATCTCAGACCGTCTTGCAATCCTCGAATGCCGGGGTTCCGGTGATTCTGGAAGACAGCAGTGAAGCCGGCGCAGCCTATAGCGATCTGGTGGATCGCTTTCTTGGCAAGGATCTGCCGCATCGATTTACCTCGGCCCAAAAAAAGGGCTTTCTTCGGCGTCTGTTTGGCGGGAGCTGA
- the minC gene encoding septum site-determining protein MinC — MRSFHFAGEEAPPFELKGSLFTLTVLHLFQLDRAAIERHLAEKIKQAPSFFNNTPVVIDLEGMTDSPDGLDFNGLYELLRAHGMVPVGIRNGTPMQQAAARLAGLPVLPESRAANNGKKTERAEAAPMHSRIVNHPIRSGQQFYAPEGDLIVLGAVSAGAEVIADGNIHIYGVLRGRALAGVRGDAEARIFCQSLEAELVSIAGRYRISEQIESSDRSKAAQIHLVEDRLIIEHLNR; from the coding sequence CTGCGATCCTTTCATTTCGCCGGCGAGGAAGCACCGCCCTTTGAACTCAAAGGGAGCCTGTTCACGCTAACGGTTCTGCATCTTTTCCAACTGGATCGAGCTGCTATCGAGCGGCACTTGGCGGAGAAGATCAAGCAAGCCCCCAGCTTTTTCAACAATACTCCGGTCGTAATTGATCTGGAGGGGATGACCGATTCGCCGGATGGTCTGGATTTTAATGGCTTGTACGAACTGTTGCGTGCGCATGGCATGGTGCCGGTCGGGATTCGCAATGGGACGCCGATGCAGCAGGCCGCCGCCCGCCTGGCCGGGTTGCCTGTGCTACCGGAGAGTCGCGCCGCTAACAATGGCAAAAAAACCGAACGAGCTGAAGCCGCGCCGATGCACAGCCGGATCGTCAATCATCCAATTCGTTCGGGTCAGCAGTTTTACGCGCCAGAAGGTGATTTGATTGTATTGGGAGCGGTCAGCGCTGGGGCTGAGGTGATTGCTGATGGCAATATTCATATTTATGGCGTGCTGCGTGGACGCGCCCTTGCTGGCGTCAGGGGCGATGCCGAGGCCCGGATTTTCTGTCAAAGTCTAGAGGCAGAGCTGGTTTCTATCGCCGGTCGCTATCGAATCAGCGAACAGATCGAATCATCTGACCGAAGTAAGGCCGCACAGATTCATCTGGTGGAAGACCGATTGATTATTGAACATTTAAACCGCTAA
- a CDS encoding peptidylprolyl isomerase, whose protein sequence is MKATQDRVVSLHYTLTDDHGLLLDSSRGRDPLAYLHGHGHIIQGLESALEGCEAGFSGSVRVPPADAYGEYDPQGVFEAPRDQFPPGEDIQAGMRVQAEGPQGIVNFTVLSANDQGVMLDANHPLAGKTLNFEVEVLEVRQATDQELAHRHVHAHGHDH, encoded by the coding sequence ATGAAGGCAACTCAAGATAGAGTCGTATCATTGCACTACACGCTTACTGATGACCATGGTCTGCTACTCGACTCCAGTCGTGGGCGCGACCCGTTGGCTTATCTGCATGGTCATGGTCATATCATCCAGGGCCTGGAATCTGCGCTCGAGGGTTGCGAAGCAGGTTTCAGCGGATCCGTGAGGGTGCCGCCAGCGGATGCTTACGGCGAATACGATCCTCAAGGAGTGTTCGAGGCGCCGCGCGATCAGTTCCCACCGGGCGAAGATATTCAGGCCGGCATGCGCGTCCAAGCCGAAGGTCCCCAGGGAATCGTAAATTTCACGGTCTTAAGCGCAAACGATCAGGGCGTCATGCTGGACGCCAATCATCCATTGGCTGGCAAAACCCTAAATTTTGAAGTCGAAGTGCTGGAAGTGCGGCAGGCGACTGATCAGGAATTGGCCCATCGCCATGTGCATGCGCATGGCCACGACCATTAG
- a CDS encoding C40 family peptidase — protein MSIPLHSNRLSIILLLLTGPLWLGGCATPSVSTHDPHAVVRQRIVATAERLIGVPYVLGGESPDGVDCSGLVQYAYLQAGISLPRTSVAQFQAAQPQRRVLPGDLLFFRTGRSGQVSHVGIYAGNGQMIHASSSSRKVRKVKLNQRYWRQRMVSGATFLGVGDVPVARRTLVSDKPSG, from the coding sequence ATGTCGATACCGCTGCATTCTAACCGCCTCTCTATTATTCTGCTGCTGCTTACCGGGCCGTTGTGGCTTGGTGGATGCGCGACCCCTTCGGTTTCTACACATGATCCTCATGCGGTAGTTCGCCAACGCATTGTTGCCACAGCGGAACGGTTGATCGGTGTGCCTTATGTCCTTGGCGGCGAATCGCCAGACGGGGTCGATTGCAGTGGTTTGGTGCAATATGCTTACCTGCAGGCGGGCATCTCGTTACCGCGCACCTCGGTGGCGCAATTCCAGGCGGCGCAACCGCAGCGTCGGGTGCTTCCGGGCGATCTCTTGTTCTTTCGCACAGGACGCAGCGGCCAAGTCTCTCATGTAGGTATCTATGCAGGCAACGGCCAAATGATTCATGCCTCCTCGAGCAGCCGAAAAGTGCGCAAGGTCAAGTTGAATCAGCGCTATTGGCGCCAGCGTATGGTCAGTGGCGCGACGTTCCTTGGCGTTGGCGACGTTCCCGTCGCGCGCCGCACATTGGTTAGCGACAAGCCGAGTGGTTAG
- a CDS encoding MBL fold metallo-hydrolase: MKVRCLTLGSFQVNAYLLEDPATGACAVVDTGEGPQLAHALASMTPRPNLQAILLTHAHFDHAGGLADLQQEFPAAVTWLPALERPMFDALPQQGSLLFGMPDFDRPCGRIDRETQDGETVDVGPLRFKFLSTPGHTPGQGCYYDDTYVFVGDTLFAGSIGRTDFPLSDPELMWRSLRRLLELPGHLMVCSGHGPVTTLEQELKTNPYLDYLRRERDIEAPSSGLLSLGPRWS, encoded by the coding sequence ATGAAAGTCCGTTGTCTGACGCTGGGTTCATTCCAGGTCAACGCTTATCTGCTGGAAGACCCGGCAACTGGAGCCTGCGCTGTGGTGGATACCGGCGAAGGGCCGCAATTGGCTCATGCCCTGGCCAGTATGACGCCGCGTCCGAATCTACAGGCGATTTTACTGACCCATGCCCACTTCGATCATGCCGGAGGATTGGCGGACCTGCAACAGGAATTCCCCGCGGCGGTCACCTGGTTGCCTGCGCTGGAGCGGCCAATGTTCGACGCCCTGCCCCAGCAAGGTTCGCTACTGTTCGGGATGCCGGATTTCGATCGGCCCTGTGGGCGGATCGACCGGGAAACGCAGGATGGGGAAACGGTTGACGTGGGTCCCCTGCGTTTCAAATTTCTGTCCACGCCCGGTCATACGCCTGGCCAGGGTTGCTATTACGACGACACCTATGTTTTTGTTGGCGATACTCTGTTTGCGGGCAGCATCGGCCGCACCGATTTTCCTCTAAGCGATCCGGAATTAATGTGGCGGAGCCTTCGCCGCTTGCTGGAACTGCCCGGTCATCTAATGGTATGCAGCGGACATGGACCAGTGACCACGCTGGAACAGGAATTAAAAACCAATCCCTATCTGGATTACCTCCGTCGCGAACGAGACATCGAAGCGCCATCCAGCGGATTACTGTCGCTCGGACCGCGTTGGAGCTGA
- a CDS encoding YcgN family cysteine cluster protein, which yields MATTGEERFWETRTLADLTKAQWEALCDGCGKCCLHKLEEEETGQLFHTNVACRLLDLRSGRCTHYAERFRWVPDCVQLTPAEVRQLRWLPATCAYRLRAEGQPLPDWHPLRTGDPHSTQRAGMSIIHWAAPERRVRRLEDHILERAP from the coding sequence ATGGCAACCACCGGTGAAGAGCGTTTCTGGGAAACCAGAACACTCGCTGATCTGACCAAAGCTCAATGGGAAGCGCTATGCGATGGGTGTGGTAAATGCTGCCTGCATAAGCTGGAAGAGGAGGAAACTGGCCAGCTGTTCCACACCAACGTCGCTTGCCGTTTGCTGGATCTGCGCAGCGGTCGTTGCACCCACTATGCCGAGCGGTTCCGCTGGGTTCCGGATTGTGTGCAACTCACCCCTGCCGAAGTGCGACAACTTCGCTGGCTGCCGGCCACCTGCGCCTACCGCCTTCGGGCAGAGGGCCAACCCTTGCCTGACTGGCATCCACTGCGAACCGGCGATCCACACTCCACGCAGCGCGCCGGCATGAGCATCATTCACTGGGCGGCGCCGGAACGACGGGTCCGTCGTTTGGAAGATCATATTTTGGAGCGAGCGCCATGA
- a CDS encoding CBS domain-containing protein, protein MMQLKEILKRKGDQPVTVPTTASVADAIHAMNERKVGSVMVLEASGAPAGIFTERDVLNLCAENRTDFARMSIRPCMTCDITMGQPEETISAALTVMTAKRFRHLPVVEDGKLTGVVSIGDLVKAKLEETAQEAQALREYITA, encoded by the coding sequence ATGATGCAGCTGAAGGAAATCCTGAAGAGAAAAGGCGACCAGCCGGTCACCGTACCCACCACCGCCAGCGTCGCCGACGCCATTCACGCCATGAACGAGCGTAAGGTCGGTTCGGTCATGGTGCTGGAAGCCAGCGGCGCGCCAGCGGGTATTTTCACCGAGCGCGACGTACTGAACCTGTGCGCCGAAAACCGGACCGATTTCGCCAGAATGTCGATCCGGCCCTGCATGACCTGCGATATCACCATGGGCCAACCCGAGGAGACCATCAGCGCCGCATTGACGGTCATGACGGCTAAACGTTTCCGCCATCTACCCGTGGTGGAAGATGGTAAACTCACAGGCGTGGTCTCCATTGGCGACCTAGTCAAGGCTAAACTGGAGGAAACCGCCCAGGAAGCGCAAGCGCTGCGTGAATACATCACGGCCTGA